One genomic region from Haloprofundus salinisoli encodes:
- a CDS encoding PRC-barrel domain containing protein, with amino-acid sequence MSTDLTDDDEGKPLLDGSGEHVGFVADVEDGTAHVDPDRDLDDELKQRLGWGPSESETYSLRHDAIDRVTEEVIRLRADYGGE; translated from the coding sequence ATGTCGACAGACCTGACCGACGACGACGAGGGGAAACCGCTTCTCGACGGATCGGGAGAGCACGTCGGCTTCGTGGCCGACGTGGAGGACGGAACCGCCCACGTCGACCCCGACCGCGACCTCGACGACGAGCTGAAGCAACGACTGGGGTGGGGACCCTCGGAGTCGGAGACGTACTCGCTCCGACACGACGCTATCGACCGAGTGACCGAAGAGGTGATACGCCTGCGCGCCGACTACGGCGGCGAGTAG
- a CDS encoding metallophosphoesterase family protein, producing MLVLGDAHADDAANRRALLAAYRAAQENPDVDAGTALQLGDLHHYDLPVPTWFVVGNNEAFDVVESIRRGDASLTASRPHLLASTAVELDGLRVVGLSGTYAPTQYAKPRAELRGERRRHFVREDVARAKALGDADVLLCHQAPHGLLKIGGRDAGCDPVDEVLRALSPELCLVGHYHRHAEESLGDTRVVSLAPAWRRYYSLDPETLALTAYETLGSDA from the coding sequence ATGCTCGTTCTCGGAGACGCCCACGCCGACGACGCGGCGAACCGCCGCGCGCTGTTAGCCGCGTACCGTGCGGCCCAGGAAAATCCCGACGTAGACGCCGGAACGGCGCTGCAACTCGGCGACTTGCACCACTACGACCTCCCGGTTCCGACCTGGTTCGTCGTCGGGAACAACGAGGCGTTCGACGTCGTCGAATCGATCCGTCGCGGCGACGCCTCGCTCACCGCGTCGCGGCCGCACCTACTGGCGAGTACCGCGGTCGAACTCGATGGCCTGCGCGTCGTCGGCCTCTCAGGGACGTACGCGCCGACGCAGTACGCGAAACCGCGGGCCGAACTGCGCGGCGAGCGCCGCCGCCACTTCGTCCGAGAGGACGTAGCGCGCGCGAAAGCGCTCGGCGACGCGGACGTCCTGCTCTGCCACCAAGCGCCGCACGGCCTCCTCAAAATCGGTGGCCGCGACGCCGGCTGCGACCCCGTCGACGAGGTGCTGCGAGCGCTCTCGCCGGAGCTCTGTCTCGTCGGCCACTACCACCGCCACGCCGAGGAGTCGCTCGGCGACACGCGGGTCGTCAGCCTCGCACCCGCGTGGCGACGGTACTATTCGCTCGACCCCGAGACGCTGGCGCTCACGGCGTACGAGACCCTCGGCTCGGACGCGTAG
- a CDS encoding family 43 glycosylhydrolase, translated as MFRRTLLRKGAAALAAAQIAVPGRRAGTDGVDADAIVGSATADTVDGAQPTYRNPVHDRVFADPAVVRGDDGGFYAYGTYNDWGSARPRRLIPILRSENLVRWTYVGEALRRIPAWRGSRELGLWAPDVRRIGGRYVLYYSLTRFGDDNPAIGAAVAETPGGPFEDRGRVLQSDGVGLPNTIDPCPYVEDGTPYLLFGSHRGIYGVRLTPNGLSVAGDPFQITGDGVEAAYVVRRNGRYYLFGSRGTCCDGLASTYHLVVGRADSLRGPYRNRAGNRLLDAPGTTILRGDDTFAAPGHNAVVVDDSGDWWLVYHAYKRSNPWAWSGEVPRRVLMLDQLAWNGGWPTVPTETPSRVAPAPTVDR; from the coding sequence GTGTTTCGACGGACACTGCTTCGGAAGGGCGCTGCGGCGCTCGCCGCCGCGCAGATAGCGGTTCCGGGTCGCCGCGCCGGGACCGACGGCGTCGACGCCGACGCCATCGTCGGCAGCGCTACCGCAGACACCGTCGACGGCGCGCAGCCGACGTACCGAAACCCCGTCCACGACCGCGTTTTCGCCGACCCGGCGGTCGTCCGCGGCGACGACGGCGGCTTCTACGCCTACGGGACGTACAACGACTGGGGAAGCGCTCGTCCGCGGCGACTGATTCCGATTCTTCGCTCCGAGAACCTCGTCCGCTGGACGTACGTCGGCGAGGCGCTCCGGCGCATTCCGGCGTGGCGAGGCTCCCGAGAGCTCGGACTCTGGGCGCCGGACGTGCGGCGAATCGGCGGACGGTACGTTCTCTACTACTCGCTCACGCGCTTCGGCGACGACAACCCCGCCATCGGTGCCGCCGTCGCAGAGACGCCCGGCGGTCCGTTCGAGGACCGCGGGAGAGTGCTGCAGAGCGACGGCGTCGGTCTCCCGAACACCATCGACCCGTGTCCGTACGTCGAGGACGGGACGCCGTACCTCCTCTTCGGGAGCCACCGGGGTATCTACGGCGTCCGCCTGACACCGAACGGACTGTCGGTCGCGGGCGATCCCTTCCAAATCACGGGCGACGGGGTCGAGGCGGCGTACGTCGTCCGGCGGAACGGCCGGTACTACCTGTTCGGCTCGCGCGGAACGTGTTGCGACGGGCTCGCGAGCACGTACCATCTCGTCGTCGGCCGCGCGGACTCACTACGGGGGCCGTATCGTAATCGGGCTGGAAATCGGCTGCTCGACGCGCCGGGAACGACGATTCTCCGCGGCGACGACACGTTCGCCGCACCCGGCCACAACGCCGTCGTCGTCGACGACAGCGGCGACTGGTGGCTCGTTTACCACGCCTACAAGCGGTCGAACCCGTGGGCGTGGTCGGGCGAAGTGCCGCGACGGGTGCTGATGCTCGACCAACTGGCGTGGAACGGCGGGTGGCCGACCGTCCCGACGGAGACGCCGAGTCGCGTCGCACCGGCACCGACTGTCGACCGGTGA
- a CDS encoding AAA family ATPase, which translates to MILIVCGPPGAGKTTVSARAAERLAAVGTPFEVLHSDDFSRRTYERLYDRVAERPDDDWLLDGTFYRREWQERFLRLPDVHLVHVTASLETCLERNRARENGIDERGVYVVHGEFDDPGARADLALDTDELGIDEAVDALASAVRRWRDDK; encoded by the coding sequence GTGATTCTCATCGTCTGCGGACCGCCGGGGGCGGGTAAGACGACCGTCTCGGCGCGGGCCGCCGAGCGACTGGCTGCGGTGGGTACGCCGTTCGAGGTGCTGCACTCGGACGACTTCTCGCGGCGGACGTACGAGCGACTGTACGACCGCGTCGCCGAGCGGCCCGACGACGATTGGCTGCTCGACGGTACCTTCTACCGCCGTGAGTGGCAGGAGCGGTTTCTGCGGCTTCCGGACGTCCATCTCGTTCACGTGACCGCATCGCTGGAGACGTGTCTGGAGCGCAACCGCGCCCGCGAGAACGGCATCGACGAACGGGGGGTCTACGTCGTCCACGGCGAGTTCGACGACCCCGGAGCGCGCGCAGACCTGGCGCTCGATACCGACGAACTCGGCATCGACGAAGCGGTCGACGCGCTCGCCAGTGCGGTTCGACGGTGGCGAGACGACAAGTGA